The following proteins are encoded in a genomic region of Acidimicrobiales bacterium:
- a CDS encoding ABC transporter ATP-binding protein: protein MTSPLTRLRRRQEWTFFGVLPKADAKLAAGWWAALGLRGVLPAAFAVAMGVVTAAVQDGSSLALPLTFMGVVFLLLQVVFPIHAAISANLGDRTAAWLYDELTEACLAPPGLAHLEDTELANDLQVARDFDLGMTGPPLSVSMDFIAQGLAQMLAGLVSAALLFGFAWWAPLVLAGGWLATHWLLRESGVWKDRNTDEVRAAQRDADYAYRLAVDPPAAKELRMFGLADWTIDRFIARRTRLHELQYEATKLRERSVLSSLVVVLAANLVVFWALAEATISGDLGLGRLVTYGSAALGASLIAFGGLNWALDGSAAPVAAVLRLRAAMAPAGSLVSGDRPAGGLPARELRFRDVTFAYPSGDGLPVLDGFDLTIPAGTSLAIVGQNGAGKTTLAKLLCRLYDPQQGALEVDGVDVRDLDLASWRRQVTAVFQDFIKFELPLRDNVVPGGATAEVIDEVVLAALSDAGADGLADLDTILAKGYPGGTDLSGGQWQRVALARALAAVSLGAGVVLLDEPTAQLDVRGEAEIFDRILTATRECTTILISHRFSTVRHADRICVLEQGHVVELGTHDELMAQGGRYRTMFDLQAQRFADGLTAEGDAPAEGEEVALDV from the coding sequence GTGACGTCACCCCTCACACGACTGCGGCGGCGGCAGGAGTGGACCTTCTTCGGCGTGCTCCCCAAGGCCGACGCCAAGCTCGCCGCGGGCTGGTGGGCCGCGCTCGGCCTGCGGGGCGTGCTGCCGGCCGCGTTCGCGGTCGCGATGGGCGTCGTCACCGCTGCGGTGCAGGACGGCTCCTCCCTGGCGCTGCCCCTCACCTTCATGGGGGTGGTCTTCCTGCTGTTGCAGGTGGTGTTCCCCATCCACGCGGCCATCAGCGCCAACCTCGGTGACCGCACCGCCGCCTGGCTCTACGACGAGCTGACCGAGGCGTGCCTGGCGCCGCCCGGCCTCGCCCACCTCGAGGACACGGAGCTGGCCAACGACCTCCAGGTGGCCCGCGACTTCGACCTGGGCATGACCGGCCCGCCGCTCTCGGTGTCGATGGACTTCATCGCCCAGGGGCTGGCGCAGATGCTGGCCGGTCTGGTCTCCGCGGCGCTGCTCTTCGGGTTCGCCTGGTGGGCGCCGCTGGTGCTGGCCGGCGGTTGGCTGGCGACGCACTGGCTGCTCCGGGAGAGCGGGGTCTGGAAGGACCGCAACACCGACGAGGTGCGGGCCGCGCAGCGTGACGCCGACTACGCCTACCGCCTCGCGGTCGATCCGCCCGCGGCCAAGGAGCTGCGCATGTTCGGTCTGGCGGACTGGACCATCGACCGCTTCATCGCCCGCCGGACCCGACTCCACGAGCTCCAGTACGAGGCCACGAAGCTGCGTGAGCGCTCGGTGCTCTCCAGCCTGGTGGTGGTGCTCGCCGCCAACCTGGTCGTGTTCTGGGCGCTCGCGGAAGCCACCATCAGCGGCGACCTCGGGCTCGGCCGCCTCGTCACCTACGGCTCGGCCGCCCTGGGGGCGTCGCTGATCGCCTTCGGGGGGCTCAACTGGGCCCTCGACGGGTCCGCCGCACCGGTCGCGGCGGTGCTGCGCCTGCGGGCGGCGATGGCGCCGGCCGGGTCGCTGGTGTCGGGCGACCGCCCCGCCGGCGGCCTGCCCGCCCGCGAGCTGCGCTTCCGGGACGTCACCTTCGCCTACCCGAGCGGCGACGGCCTGCCCGTCCTCGACGGCTTCGACCTCACCATCCCCGCCGGCACGTCGCTCGCCATCGTGGGCCAGAACGGCGCCGGCAAGACCACGCTGGCGAAGCTGCTCTGCCGCCTCTACGACCCGCAGCAGGGTGCACTCGAGGTGGACGGCGTGGACGTGCGCGACCTCGACCTCGCGTCGTGGCGCCGCCAGGTGACGGCCGTGTTCCAGGACTTCATCAAGTTCGAGCTGCCCCTGCGGGACAACGTGGTTCCGGGCGGAGCGACGGCCGAGGTCATCGACGAGGTGGTGCTCGCCGCCCTCAGCGACGCCGGCGCCGACGGCCTGGCCGACCTCGACACCATCCTGGCCAAGGGCTATCCGGGGGGCACCGACCTGTCCGGCGGGCAGTGGCAACGGGTGGCGCTGGCGCGGGCACTCGCGGCGGTCTCCCTCGGCGCCGGGGTCGTCCTGCTCGACGAGCCCACGGCGCAGCTCGACGTCCGCGGCGAGGCCGAGATCTTCGATCGCATCCTCACCGCCACGCGCGAGTGCACGACCATCCTCATCTCGCACCGGTTCTCCACCGTGCGTCACGCCGACCGGATCTGCGTGCTCGAGCAGGGCCACGTCGTCGAGCTCGGCACCCACGACGAGCTGATGGCCCAGGGCGGGCGCTACCGCACCATGTTCGACCTCCAGGCGCAGCGCTTCGCCGACGGCCTCACCGCCGAGGGCGACGCTCCCGCCGAGGGCGAGGAGGTGGCCCTCGATGTGTGA
- a CDS encoding ABC transporter ATP-binding protein, whose amino-acid sequence MRDLGHGGGEDDELPPALKSMWRLCKLGYQHEPALMSVAFGLALLAALPEAMLALGFAVLANAVEDGDAERIRVVLLLLGVAAVATWFLTTVSARVQRRFRDRVTIALESHVARLQASVTTIAHHERPEHLDRLSVLRDQIFVLDHMYMSVFSTAGWILRLGVTIALLVAISPVLILMVLFALPTVLTSSWRPGVERTAREAGAPHERLARHLFATATTAPPAKEVRVTGIGPRLVVDRRDAWERWYGPLAATRTASAVWHSLGWLVFGLGFVGSVVYVASVLDAPVAQVLLVLGAGSRLSAYIGATVGEIGFLRGIWMDGSQRLAWLEDYAASVASAADVDVPDRLHEGIRLEHVSFAYPGTDRLVLEDVDLELPAGAVVAVVGENGAGKTTLVKLLSKLYEPTAGRILVDGAELSRMAAEEWRDRLAGAYQDFFRFELLARQSVGVGDVPHLDDRPAVEAAVERAGADDVVEGFERGLDTQLGPTWPEGVEVSFGQWQKLALARGFMRESPLLLVLDEPTAALDAETEHALFERYAAGAKDERGDGRITVLVSHRFSTVRMADLIVVLDGAHVVEVGSHEDLMARGGQYAELYEIQAGAYR is encoded by the coding sequence ATGCGTGACCTCGGCCACGGGGGTGGCGAGGACGACGAGCTGCCGCCGGCACTGAAGTCGATGTGGCGGCTCTGCAAGCTGGGCTACCAGCACGAGCCGGCGCTGATGAGCGTCGCCTTCGGGCTCGCCCTGCTGGCCGCCCTCCCCGAGGCGATGCTGGCGCTCGGGTTCGCCGTGCTGGCCAACGCGGTCGAGGACGGCGACGCCGAGCGCATCCGGGTGGTGCTGCTCCTGCTCGGGGTGGCCGCGGTCGCCACCTGGTTCCTGACCACGGTCTCGGCGCGCGTGCAGCGGCGCTTCCGCGACCGCGTGACCATCGCCCTCGAGTCCCACGTGGCCCGGCTCCAGGCCTCGGTGACCACCATCGCCCACCACGAGCGACCCGAGCACCTCGACCGGCTCTCGGTGCTGCGTGACCAGATCTTCGTGCTCGACCACATGTACATGTCGGTCTTCTCGACCGCCGGGTGGATCCTGCGCCTCGGCGTGACCATCGCCCTCCTCGTGGCCATCAGCCCCGTCCTCATCCTGATGGTGCTCTTCGCCCTGCCCACCGTGCTGACGTCCTCGTGGCGGCCCGGGGTCGAACGGACCGCGCGGGAGGCGGGGGCGCCCCATGAGCGCCTGGCCCGTCACCTCTTCGCCACGGCCACCACCGCACCGCCGGCGAAGGAGGTGCGGGTCACCGGCATCGGGCCCCGTCTCGTCGTCGACCGCCGGGACGCGTGGGAGCGGTGGTACGGCCCGCTCGCCGCGACCCGCACCGCGTCCGCGGTCTGGCACAGCCTGGGATGGCTCGTGTTCGGCCTCGGCTTCGTGGGCTCGGTCGTGTACGTGGCCTCGGTGCTCGACGCGCCGGTCGCGCAGGTGCTCCTCGTCCTCGGCGCCGGCTCGCGCCTGTCGGCCTACATCGGGGCGACCGTCGGGGAGATCGGCTTCCTGCGGGGCATCTGGATGGACGGGTCGCAGCGGCTCGCCTGGCTGGAGGACTACGCCGCGTCGGTGGCGTCGGCCGCCGACGTCGACGTGCCCGACCGCCTGCACGAGGGCATCCGCCTCGAGCACGTCAGCTTCGCCTATCCGGGGACCGACCGGCTCGTGCTCGAGGACGTCGACCTCGAGCTGCCGGCGGGTGCGGTGGTGGCCGTGGTGGGGGAGAACGGCGCGGGCAAGACCACCCTCGTGAAGCTGCTGTCCAAGCTGTACGAGCCCACCGCGGGGCGCATCCTCGTCGACGGCGCCGAGCTGTCACGGATGGCCGCCGAGGAGTGGCGGGACCGGCTGGCCGGCGCCTACCAGGACTTCTTCCGCTTCGAGCTGCTCGCCCGACAGAGCGTCGGCGTGGGCGACGTGCCGCATCTGGACGACCGGCCGGCGGTCGAAGCGGCCGTCGAGCGGGCCGGCGCCGACGACGTGGTCGAGGGCTTCGAGCGGGGCCTGGACACCCAGCTCGGCCCGACGTGGCCCGAGGGGGTCGAGGTGTCGTTCGGGCAGTGGCAGAAGCTGGCCCTCGCTCGTGGCTTCATGCGCGAGTCGCCGCTGCTGCTCGTGCTCGACGAGCCCACTGCGGCCCTCGACGCCGAGACCGAGCACGCCCTGTTCGAGCGCTACGCCGCCGGTGCGAAGGACGAGCGCGGGGACGGCCGCATCACCGTGCTCGTGTCGCACAGGTTCTCGACGGTGCGCATGGCCGATCTGATCGTGGTGCTCGACGGCGCCCACGTCGTCGAGGTCGGCTCGCACGAGGACCTGATGGCCCGAGGCGGCCAGTACGCCGAGCTCTACGAGATCCAAGCCGGCGCCTACCGCTGA